A genome region from Sphingobacteriaceae bacterium GW460-11-11-14-LB5 includes the following:
- a CDS encoding RNA polymerase subunit sigma-70 produces MRFIKNTAGNTQQDDAKLIAEYKNTGDLDALGTLYNKYMHLVFGVCLNYFKDEEQSKDAVMQIFEELVTKLKIYEVQNFKSWLHVLTRNHCLMALRKSAKQNNVSIDDTFVENSEFVHLDIDNTKETQLTIMEKCMETLPEEQRKSVDLFYLQEKCYKEVADITGYDMLKVKSYIQNGKRNLKICIEKNSSE; encoded by the coding sequence TGAGGTTTATAAAAAACACAGCTGGGAACACCCAGCAAGACGATGCCAAACTGATTGCTGAGTATAAAAATACCGGCGATTTGGACGCATTGGGTACGCTTTACAATAAATATATGCATTTGGTATTCGGGGTTTGCTTAAACTACTTTAAAGATGAAGAGCAAAGCAAGGATGCGGTAATGCAGATTTTTGAAGAACTGGTAACGAAGCTGAAAATATATGAGGTCCAGAATTTTAAAAGCTGGCTTCATGTTTTAACGCGGAACCATTGTTTAATGGCACTTCGGAAATCGGCAAAACAAAATAATGTCTCCATAGACGATACTTTTGTGGAAAACAGCGAGTTTGTGCATCTGGATATAGACAACACAAAAGAAACGCAGCTTACCATTATGGAAAAGTGTATGGAAACTTTGCCCGAAGAACAGCGAAAAAGCGTAGATTTATTTTATTTACAAGAAAAATGCTATAAAGAAGTAGCCGATATTACGGGCTACGATATGCTTAAAGTTAAGAGTTACATCCAAAACGGTAAGCGGAATTTAAAGATTTGTATAGAGAAAAACAGTAGTGAATAA